In one window of Nerophis ophidion isolate RoL-2023_Sa linkage group LG05, RoL_Noph_v1.0, whole genome shotgun sequence DNA:
- the LOC133553448 gene encoding transcriptional activator protein Pur-alpha-like, whose amino-acid sequence MADRDSGSDHGGPAAGPCSLAAGAIGAVSRLQHDTEELASKRVDIQNKRFYLDVKQNVKGRFLKIAEVGAGGNKSRLTLSMSVAVEFRDYLGDFIEHYAQLGPSNPDLVHDEPRRALKSEFLVRENRKYYMDLKENQRGRFLRIRQTVNRGPGLGSSQGQTIALPAQGLIEFRDALAKLIDDYGVDEEPAELPEGTSLTVDNKRFFFDVGSNKYGVFMRVSEVKPTYRNSITVPCKVWSKFGNTFCKYAEEMRKIQERSREKRASELLPEGPHGADDADDD is encoded by the coding sequence ATGGCGGACAGAGACAGTGGCAGTGACCACGGAGGGCCCGCCGCAGGCCCCTGCTCGCTGGCCGCCGGCGCGATTGGCGCCGTGTCGCGGCTGCAGCACGACACCGAGGAGCTCGCCTCCAAGCGGGTCGACATCCAGAACAAGCGCTTCTACCTCGACGTCAAGCAGAACGTGAAAGGACGCTTCCTGAAGATAGCCGAGGTCGGCGCGGGGGGGAACAAGAGCCGCCTCACGCTCTCCATGTCGGTGGCCGTGGAGTTCCGCGATTACCTCGGGGACTTTATCGAACATTACGCCCAGCTGGGCCCGAGCAACCCCGACTTGGTGCACGACGAGCCGCGGCGGGCGCTGAAGAGCGAGTTCTTGGTGCGGGAGAACCGGAAATATTACATGGATCTGAAGGAGAACCAGAGGGGGCGGTTCCTGAGGATCCGGCAGACAGTCAACCGGGGGCCCGGGCTGGGGAGCTCGCAAGGCCAGACCATCGCGCTGCCGGCGCAGGGGCTGATCGAGTTCCGCGACGCCTTGGCCAAACTCATCGACGACTACGGCGTGGACGAGGAGCCCGCCGAGCTCCCGGAGGGCACCTCGCTCACCGTGGACAACAAGCGCTTCTTCTTCGACGTGGGCTCCAACAAGTACGGCGTCTTCATGCGGGTCAGCGAGGTCAAGCCCACCTACAGGAACTCCATCACGGTTCCCTGCAAAGTCTGGTCCAAATTCGGCAACACCTTCTGCAAGTACGCGGAGGAGATGCGGAAGATCCAGGAGAGGAGTCGAGAGAAACGGGCCTCGGAACTGCTGCCTGAAGGCCCGCACGGCGCCGACGACGCCGACGATGACTGA